A DNA window from Nitrospira sp. contains the following coding sequences:
- a CDS encoding hypothetical protein (Evidence 5 : Unknown function; MaGe:77307775), which yields MLIHRLTLTSHYAHLTHGQFVQMDLTPFTSWTLQMIRNNGTTLNASHNLITRYFNL from the coding sequence TTGCTGATTCATCGACTCACACTGACAAGTCACTATGCGCATCTCACTCACGGCCAGTTTGTTCAGATGGACCTGACACCTTTTACTTCTTGGACTCTCCAAATGATTCGTAACAATGGTACCACCCTCAATGCCTCACACAATCTCATCACTCGCTACTTTAACTTGTAG